TTCCAAACGATCGATTCGGTGCCGCACGATCAGGGCCGAGCCCAGCGAGGCTGCGGCCGTCACCGCCGCGGCGAAGCCGTAGGTTGCACGCTCGATCACCAACGGCATGCGGAACAATTCCGTGTCGTAGGAAAACTCGATGACGAACGCCGCCAGCCAATAGCCCACGAACATCCCCAGCGGAATGCCCACCAGGGTCAACAGGCCCAGTTCCCCCATCAGCACAAACGAAACCTCGCCCCGCGTGAAGCCTAATACGCGCAACGTCGCCAGCTCGCGGCTCCGCTCAGCAAGCGAAATGCGGGCACTGTTGAAGACTACCCCGACGGCGATCACGCTCGCGAACCCCACGATAAACGAGCGCATCCGCAAGATATTTTCGGCCACGGTCTGGCGAAAACTGCGAATCGCGGTGCCCTTGATCAGCACACTGGCGATGCGCGGCGCGTTCTTCAGCGCGGTGTAGAGCTCGGGCTCGGCCTGGGTGTCGGCCGCCATGAACGCTCCCGAGACAACGTCGCCTTCTTGCATCAGCCGATTGATCGTTTCGCGCCGGGCATAGGCGGCCGTGCCGGCAAAATCGGTAACCAGGCCAACCACCGTAAAATCAACCGTCGGCCTCAGGCCTTCGAGCACCTCGACGCGCACCGAGTCGCCCACGCGCAACTCGAGCACTTCACCCAGCTTCTCGGAGAGCACCAGCCCTTCGGCTGGTAAAGGCAGCGTGTGACAGTGAATGTCCATCAGCCGATGCAGTTCACCGTCGGGCTCGAGCCCGAGCACTTCGACGCGACGCGTCGCGTGACCGTGGCGGAGTCGCGTAGCAATGCCGCGAAACGGCTCGCAGAGTCGCACGCCGGGCAGTTGCGCCAGGTCGTAAAGTGATCGACCGGCAGTGGGCTCAACGAAGATCGCATTGACGTCTTCGCGGATCGCCACGGAATACTGGGCATGAATCGCGTAGTCGATCGCATCCAGCATAAAGCTGCCCAGGACTAACACGGCCACAGCCATGGCCACGCCGACGCATGTCAAGGACGACTTCCACGGCCGGCGTTCGAGCTGTCGCAAAATCATCTTGCCTGGCTCGCTCAAGAGCCGGTCGAAGCCCAAGCGCTCCAAGAGCGTTGGCCCGAACTGCGCGGGTGGCTCTGGCCGCATCGCCTCGGCCGGCGGCAAGGTGATCGCCTGTCGCACGGCCAACATCGTTCCCAACAGACCCGCCAGCGCGCTGACGGCCAGCGCCTGCAACACCACGGGCGGCGCGAGGTAAAAGTCGAACACCACGAAGTGAAAGAACTGCATGTACATCCGCGTCGTGAGCCGGCCGAAGTACCAGCCGACTC
This window of the Pirellulales bacterium genome carries:
- a CDS encoding ABC transporter permease, which encodes MDPLNLKLWRDLWHMRGQALAIVLVIGAGVATFVMARCTLESLKRAQAAYYTQYRFADVFARAKRAPQSLEVRIAEIPGIARVQTRVVANVKLDLAGLAEPATAKLVSVPDDEPPDLNRLHLRKGRYPEAGRSGEVLMSEGFAEANHLVLGDKVRAVINGRYRELTVVGVALSPEYIYQIREGDILPDDRRYAVFWMGRTELAAAFDLQGAFNDVACTLLPGANEAEVLQRLDQLTEPYGGLGAIGRADQSSHKFVNNELQELRGMALVVPTIFLLIAGFLLNMVVSRLIALQREQIAALKAFGYRGREIGWHYVKFVLLLVFIGFILGTGVGWYFGRLTTRMYMQFFHFVVFDFYLAPPVVLQALAVSALAGLLGTMLAVRQAITLPPAEAMRPEPPAQFGPTLLERLGFDRLLSEPGKMILRQLERRPWKSSLTCVGVAMAVAVLVLGSFMLDAIDYAIHAQYSVAIREDVNAIFVEPTAGRSLYDLAQLPGVRLCEPFRGIATRLRHGHATRRVEVLGLEPDGELHRLMDIHCHTLPLPAEGLVLSEKLGEVLELRVGDSVRVEVLEGLRPTVDFTVVGLVTDFAGTAAYARRETINRLMQEGDVVSGAFMAADTQAEPELYTALKNAPRIASVLIKGTAIRSFRQTVAENILRMRSFIVGFASVIAVGVVFNSARISLAERSRELATLRVLGFTRGEVSFVLMGELGLLTLVGIPLGMFVGYWLAAFVIEFSYDTELFRMPLVIERATYGFAAAVTAAASLGSALIVRHRIDRLELIAVLKSKE